In Aegilops tauschii subsp. strangulata cultivar AL8/78 chromosome 3, Aet v6.0, whole genome shotgun sequence, one genomic interval encodes:
- the LOC109743883 gene encoding uncharacterized protein produces the protein MEGAPRANTRRRRLVERGSDRLAFITGQTRDLPPDPDPYPDSPVAEPRLQPKHKSHSSEGDLLHKFNVSSAVPEIQPVYEPPLLRSRDDDETLNKRTYDYGAASVQPKRDMEMRPRSVPPRDMGSMPPRDMGSVPPRDMETRPRSVPPSQPNQADDSSWSLDTLKQLVDFTPQEITQAISATELNRCLASILIAFIVVVSNWGLDVGGTITRVLVCTRPLLFLIITNGTIVMSLLMENRDPNARGRQAGISLGSDGLGLMLELGMLLQKASEAMLMDFSICAVIMICFL, from the exons ATGGAGGGCGCCCCGAGGGCAAACACGCGGCGCCGGCGGCTGGTCGAGAGGGGATCAGATCGCCTGGCCTTCATCACCGGCCAGACGCGCGACCTcccccccgaccccgacccctacCCAG ATTCACCGGTTGCTGAGCCCCGTCTACAACCCAAGCATAAAAGCCACAGTAGCGAAGGCGACCTACTCCACAAATTCAACGTAAGCAGTGCAGTTCCTGAGATCCAGCCAGTATATGAGCCGCCGTTGCTGCGGAGCCGTGATGATGATGAAACCCTCAACAAGAGGACTTATGATTATGGAGCAGCAAGTGTGCAGCCTAAGAGGGACATGGAAATGAGACCAAGATCTGTGCCTCCGAGGGACATGGGATCTATGCCTCCGAGGGACATGGGATCTGTGCCTCCGAGGGACATGGAAACAAGACCCAGATCTGTGCCCCCAAGCCAGCCTAACCAAGCAGACGACTCGTCTTGGTCTCTGGATACTCTGAAGCAACTCGTGGATTTCACGCCGCAGGAGATCACCCAGGCCATCTCAGCCACAGAGCTCAACCGCTGCTTAGCATCCATTCTCATCGCCTTCATTGTGGTTGTTTCTAACTGGGGGCTGGACGTTGGTGGCACCATCACCAGAGTATTGGTTTGCACGAGGCCGCTCCTGTTCCTCATCATAACGAACGGAACCATCGTCATGTCGTTGCTGATGGAGAACAGGGACCCCAATGCGAGGGGCAGACAGGCCGGCATCAGCCTTGGTTCTGATGGCTTAGGGCTGATGCTGGAGCTCGGGATGCTGCTACAGAAGGCGTCTGAAGCTATGCTGATGGACTTCAGCATTTGCGCTGTCATCATGATCTGTTTTCTTTGA